From the genome of Pseudarthrobacter sp. NIBRBAC000502772:
CAGGATTTCGTGGACAACATGGAGCGGCTGCGGGGTGGTCTGCCAGGGGAACGTGCCACCCGAGGACACCAGCTGTAGCACCAGCAGGATCAGCACCACCAGCTTGCCGGGTGACCCCAGCAGCGCCACGATGCCCTGGATGATGGCGCTGAAGGCCATGGCCGCGGCCAGCATAAACAGCCACATCAGCACCGGATGCGCGGGGTTGAGGCCCAACGCCAAGTTCACCACGAGGGTCAGCAAGCTCGCCTGCACCACCGAAACGGCCAGGAACGGAAGCCAGCCGCCGACGGCGATTTTCCAGGCCGGGGCGTTCGACGCCAGGGCCCGCTGGGTGATGGGCCGCATCGCCTGGACCAGCATGAAGATGCCGATCCACAACGCGAGCGTCAGGAAGAACGGTGCCAGCCCCGCGCCGTAGGAGTCCGCCTTTGCCTGGGAGACATTGCTGACCGCAACAGGATCGGCGATCACCTCTGAGAGGCTGCTCTTCTGCGAATCGTCCGGGTTGGGCACCTGCCCGGCTCCCTTGGAAATTTCGTCGGTCAGCGTCCGTGAGCCGTCAGCGGCGGTGCCGGCCCCGGCTTCCAGCTGCCCCGCACCGGCGTCGAGCGTTTGCGCCCCTTCCGCGAGGCGTCCGGCGCCGTCGAGCGCAGTCTGCTCGCTGGTGGCCAGCGTGGCCGCCCCGGTGTGGAGCTGGTCAGCGCCACCGGAAGCCTGAACAATGGCGTCCTTCAGCGCGGGGGTGGCCGTGGCCAGCTGGGCTGCGCCGACGCTCACGGCTTCGGAGCCGTCCGCGAGCTGCTGGATCTGGGTGGCGTCGGTCTGGATCCGGGTTTTCGCCGCGGCCACGGGGCTGGAGGCTGCCACCGTATCGAAGTCGGCCAGGATTTTGTCTGCCTGCACCTGGGTGATGACTTCGGAGGCGACCAGGCGGGCATTCGATTCGATCACGCGCGTCCGGAGTCCCTGGTCCGCGGCATCAAGCTGCGTGACGACGTCCTGGACCTTGGTGTTCAGCTGCGCGTTCCCCGCAGCCACCTGGGCCGCGCCGTTGGCCAGCGTCCGGGTGTCGGTGGGCAGCGTGGCGGTGCTGTCCTTCAGGACGGAGAGCCCGCCGCTGAGCTGCCCGGCGCCGTCAGTCAGCTGATTGGCCCCGTCACGCAGTTTCAGCTGCCCGTTGTAGAGCTCGCCGGCTCCCGCGCTGAGCTCGCTGGTGCCCGTATGCAGGGTGACGGTCCCGTCGCGGAGGGTGGCCACGCCGTCCGCCAGCTGCCCGGCGCCGTCGGCGGCCTTGAGCATCTGGGCGTGGATGGTGCCGAACCCGGTCAGCAGCTGGTTCGCCGTCTCTTCGCCCACTTCCTTGGCCACAGTTGTGTGCACCGCGGTGGTCAGCTTGTCCACGATGGTGCTCAGCAGGTAGTTGTTGGCATCGTTGGTGGTGACATTCAGCATCGCCTGGCTGGCTGAATCGAAGCTGCCAGGTGAGACCAGGTTCGTGGAGAATTCTGCCGGGATTTTCAGTGCAAACGCGTACTTGCCGCTGCTGACCCCTGCGTCGGCCTCGGCCGCCGAGGGGACCGCCTGCCAGTTGAAGACGTTCCCCTCCACCAGGCCGTCCGCCACCTTTTTGCCCGCCTGGAGCTCGGTGCCGTCGCTGGACGTGGCGCCGGTGTCTTCCACCACCAGGGCGGCCTCGATCTGGTTCAGGTTCCCGTAGGGATTCCAGTTGGCGTACAGGTACACGGCCCCGTACAGGAGCGGCACCATGATCAGGGCCAGGATGGTCAGCTTCGGCAGCAACCCACCGGTCATCCGCTTGAGTTCGGAACGGGCCAGCCGCAGCACGGTCACTTGGCATCCTCGGTTTCGAGTAAGAGGGATTCGGTTTCTTCGTCTGTGAGAGCCGGCGCATCGGACGCTTCGTCCACGTCAGCGACGGCGTTGCCGATCACCGTGGCCGGTCCCGTCCACCCTGCCGGGAGGGCAGTAACGGTGACGACGACGGCGAGCGGCCGGCCGGCGTCGTACGCCAGCTCCTCAAGCCGCGGGAGCCAGTCCGCAGCGTGGGCACCGTGCCTGTCGGGGGAGTCCACCACCAGGAGGTCGGTGTGCGGGTTGGCGAGGGCCAGTGCCGTCAGCAGTTCAATGCGCCGGTCCGGCGCCAGCTGCTCCGTCCACAGGTCCGCGATGTCCTCGAAACTATTGACTTTGAGCCAGGGCTTGCTCAGCAGCGCGCCCCGGTAGCGGCGGGGGATCAGGGCGAGGTCCTCGGTGACAAGGTCCCGGACACTGAGGTGCTGCTCGGGCTCATTTACGTTGGGGGAATCCACCAAGGCGCTCGCGAGGCGGAGGGATTTGATGCGTTCGTTGGCGTCCCAGGACATCCGGCCACCAGTGGGTTTCATGCGCCCGCTGATGGTCAGGGCAAGGGCTGTCCGCTGGTCCTGGCGTTCGGCGGTGACGAGGAGGAGCTCACCCCGGCCGACCCGCAGAGAGGTGGGCGGAAGCAAATCGTCGCGCCGGCCCTTCACAAGGAGCTGCTGTACGGAGAGCAAAAATGGCCTTTCGACGGTGTATGTCCACCTCCAGCCTAACTGAACTGACTGGTCAGTTCAAATAGTGCGGGTGGAGGAGGCGCGCGTGAAGCAGGCCAGCGCGAACTGACACTTGCGGTCCCTCCTACAAGCCGTACTTCTCCAGGAGCCGCAGCCACACCTCGCTGACCGTGGGAAACGATGGCACCGCATGCCACAGCCGCTCCAGCGGGACCTCGCCCACTACTGCGATGGTGGCCGCGTGCAGCAGTTCGCCCACGTCCGGGCCCGCGAAGGTGGCGCCGAGCAGGACCCGCCGGTCCTCGTCCACCACCAGCTGCGCCCAGCCTTCGTAATGTTCCGAATGCAGGGACGAACCCGACACTTGGATTGGCAGCTCCACGGA
Proteins encoded in this window:
- a CDS encoding YhgE/Pip family protein; protein product: MTVLRLARSELKRMTGGLLPKLTILALIMVPLLYGAVYLYANWNPYGNLNQIEAALVVEDTGATSSDGTELQAGKKVADGLVEGNVFNWQAVPSAAEADAGVSSGKYAFALKIPAEFSTNLVSPGSFDSASQAMLNVTTNDANNYLLSTIVDKLTTAVHTTVAKEVGEETANQLLTGFGTIHAQMLKAADGAGQLADGVATLRDGTVTLHTGTSELSAGAGELYNGQLKLRDGANQLTDGAGQLSGGLSVLKDSTATLPTDTRTLANGAAQVAAGNAQLNTKVQDVVTQLDAADQGLRTRVIESNARLVASEVITQVQADKILADFDTVAASSPVAAAKTRIQTDATQIQQLADGSEAVSVGAAQLATATPALKDAIVQASGGADQLHTGAATLATSEQTALDGAGRLAEGAQTLDAGAGQLEAGAGTAADGSRTLTDEISKGAGQVPNPDDSQKSSLSEVIADPVAVSNVSQAKADSYGAGLAPFFLTLALWIGIFMLVQAMRPITQRALASNAPAWKIAVGGWLPFLAVSVVQASLLTLVVNLALGLNPAHPVLMWLFMLAAAMAFSAIIQGIVALLGSPGKLVVLILLVLQLVSSGGTFPWQTTPQPLHVVHEILPMGYVVTGMRHLIYGADLSGIVPTVLGLLGYTLLGAAMSTFAVRKHKYWTLKTLKPEIAV
- a CDS encoding ABC transporter ATP-binding protein gives rise to the protein MLSVQQLLVKGRRDDLLPPTSLRVGRGELLLVTAERQDQRTALALTISGRMKPTGGRMSWDANERIKSLRLASALVDSPNVNEPEQHLSVRDLVTEDLALIPRRYRGALLSKPWLKVNSFEDIADLWTEQLAPDRRIELLTALALANPHTDLLVVDSPDRHGAHAADWLPRLEELAYDAGRPLAVVVTVTALPAGWTGPATVIGNAVADVDEASDAPALTDEETESLLLETEDAK